The following coding sequences are from one Natrarchaeobaculum sulfurireducens window:
- the truD gene encoding tRNA pseudouridine(13) synthase TruD, with protein MRPAHPTEQAVGMRYYVSETEGVGGRLRANDEHFRVRELERFSTEPVDAPTDAYSHLVFRATLQGWDTNDFASRLSDALGISRRRVDWAGTKDKYAVTTQLFSVSGIDPEDLPEIGGAEIEVIGRAGRSLEFGDLAGNAFDLVVSEPEASERAEAISDELVAFGGLGDEETESVGSSDETWTIGVPNFFGQQRFGSRRPVTHEVGLEIVRGDWKGAVMAYLGNPTEAEPEGTQEARAFVQETHDWQAALERFPHRLRYERAMLHELVECASEPGAKTFRAALERLPENLQRLFVHAAQSYAFNLMLSERLERGLPFDRPVEGDVVCFVDTDAPDGLELPDVDRLQRVDDRRVRSVTRHCERGRAFVTAPLVGTDSELANGEQGEIERAVLDDLDLEPADFDLPGEFHSTGTRRSILVRTDLELGTDPLELSFALPKGSYATVVAREFLKVDPVDLG; from the coding sequence ATGCGTCCGGCACACCCCACAGAGCAAGCCGTCGGGATGCGATACTACGTCAGCGAGACCGAGGGCGTCGGCGGCCGACTCCGCGCGAACGACGAACACTTCCGCGTACGCGAACTCGAGCGGTTCTCGACCGAGCCCGTCGATGCGCCGACGGATGCCTACTCCCACCTCGTCTTCCGGGCGACTCTGCAGGGATGGGATACCAATGATTTCGCTTCTCGACTCTCCGACGCACTCGGTATCTCACGCCGACGGGTCGACTGGGCCGGGACGAAAGACAAGTACGCCGTCACGACCCAGTTGTTTTCCGTCTCCGGAATCGATCCCGAAGACCTTCCCGAGATCGGCGGCGCCGAGATCGAGGTCATCGGTCGGGCCGGCCGATCGCTCGAGTTCGGTGACCTGGCGGGCAACGCCTTCGACCTCGTCGTTAGCGAACCGGAGGCCTCGGAGCGAGCCGAAGCGATCAGCGACGAACTCGTCGCGTTCGGCGGACTCGGTGATGAGGAGACAGAAAGCGTCGGCTCGAGCGACGAAACGTGGACGATCGGCGTCCCCAACTTCTTCGGCCAGCAGCGCTTCGGTAGCCGCCGGCCGGTTACCCACGAGGTCGGCCTCGAGATCGTCCGTGGCGACTGGAAGGGCGCTGTGATGGCCTACCTCGGCAACCCGACCGAGGCCGAACCCGAGGGGACACAGGAGGCCAGAGCGTTCGTCCAGGAGACCCACGACTGGCAGGCAGCCCTCGAACGGTTCCCGCACCGGCTTCGCTACGAGCGTGCAATGCTCCACGAACTCGTCGAGTGTGCGAGCGAACCTGGTGCGAAGACGTTCCGCGCTGCACTCGAGCGCCTGCCGGAGAACCTCCAGCGGCTGTTCGTCCACGCTGCCCAGTCGTACGCGTTCAACCTGATGCTCAGCGAACGCCTCGAACGCGGACTGCCGTTCGACCGACCCGTCGAAGGTGACGTCGTCTGTTTTGTCGATACCGACGCGCCCGACGGCCTCGAGCTACCGGACGTCGACCGGCTTCAGCGCGTCGACGACCGACGCGTCCGCTCGGTGACTCGTCATTGCGAACGCGGTCGGGCGTTCGTCACCGCCCCGCTGGTCGGCACCGACAGCGAACTGGCCAACGGCGAACAGGGCGAGATCGAACGTGCCGTTCTCGATGACCTCGACCTCGAGCCCGCGGACTTCGACCTGCCCGGCGAGTTCCACTCGACGGGGACCCGACGGTCGATACTGGTTCGGACGGATCTCGAACTCGGAACCGACCCACTCGAGTTGTCGTTTGCGCTTCCGAAAGGATCGTACGCGACGGTTGTCGCCCGCGAGTTCCTGAAAGTCGATCCGGTCGACCTCGGGTAG
- a CDS encoding KEOPS complex subunit Pcc1, producing the protein MRRATIRTTHDDPDLVARALRPDNTDEMETTVDGDAVVTRIDRGTTGGLHSTVDDYVVNLEVATDIAQATAVQHDRPADAGSASTDQEHDTTNE; encoded by the coding sequence ATGAGACGCGCGACGATTCGAACGACCCACGACGACCCTGACCTGGTTGCCCGGGCACTACGCCCGGACAACACCGACGAGATGGAGACGACCGTCGACGGGGATGCCGTCGTGACACGGATCGACCGCGGGACGACCGGCGGACTCCACTCGACCGTCGACGACTACGTCGTCAACCTCGAGGTTGCCACGGACATCGCCCAGGCCACAGCAGTACAGCACGACCGCCCAGCGGACGCGGGTTCTGCGTCCACCGATCAAGAACACGATACAACCAATGAGTGA
- a CDS encoding exonuclease, translating into MSVDGRSADQPPLTPGLESAGFVRLITRADGDALAASGIIARSLAERGTPFQVAVRRTVSQRTARMQAPDVGDDELLIAVGAVDAEVPRVDAPDRPATLAALELARDLETTPDPMLALAGLVAAGVEPGAGESEWVLESAIDRDLVERRPGIAIPTAAPVDGLAYSTRLRAPWSGDREATADALGAVGVDPETTSLEPDLRQTVGSVVALDVVGAKAANERAADTVAQTLNPYATPAGPFETVGGYADVLEATARIEPGTGAALAMGHDAHEPALAAWRRYGRRAHEALSSASTGRYDGLFVVEIDDGPVEAVARIAAAYRSPEPTTLVVGPEEAALVAHEELSASTVERIARDLASEGDVEYDVGRRRGYLRFEPALDESTIIACARESV; encoded by the coding sequence ATGTCCGTCGACGGCCGTTCCGCAGATCAGCCGCCACTTACGCCCGGGCTCGAGAGCGCTGGATTCGTCCGACTCATCACGCGAGCGGACGGCGACGCACTCGCAGCGAGTGGTATCATCGCCCGGTCGCTGGCAGAGCGCGGAACGCCGTTTCAGGTGGCCGTCCGTCGAACTGTAAGTCAGCGGACGGCCCGAATGCAGGCACCCGACGTCGGTGACGACGAGCTGCTAATTGCTGTCGGCGCGGTGGATGCTGAAGTACCCCGTGTCGATGCACCGGATCGCCCAGCGACGCTCGCGGCGCTCGAACTCGCCCGCGACCTCGAGACGACGCCGGATCCGATGCTCGCACTCGCGGGCCTCGTCGCGGCGGGTGTCGAGCCGGGAGCGGGCGAAAGCGAGTGGGTTCTCGAGAGCGCCATCGACCGCGACCTGGTCGAACGTCGGCCAGGGATCGCGATTCCAACCGCTGCGCCGGTCGACGGCCTGGCATACTCGACTCGACTACGTGCACCGTGGTCGGGTGATCGAGAGGCGACGGCCGACGCACTCGGCGCCGTCGGGGTGGACCCAGAGACAACGTCACTCGAGCCGGACCTCCGCCAAACGGTCGGCTCGGTGGTCGCTCTCGACGTCGTCGGTGCGAAAGCGGCGAACGAACGCGCGGCCGATACCGTCGCGCAAACGTTGAATCCGTACGCGACACCAGCAGGGCCGTTCGAGACGGTTGGTGGATACGCCGACGTACTCGAGGCGACCGCCCGGATCGAGCCGGGGACGGGGGCTGCACTCGCCATGGGCCACGACGCCCACGAGCCAGCACTCGCTGCCTGGCGACGCTATGGCCGACGCGCACACGAGGCGCTTTCGAGTGCGTCGACCGGTCGCTACGATGGGCTGTTCGTCGTCGAGATCGACGACGGCCCCGTCGAGGCGGTCGCCCGAATCGCCGCCGCGTACCGATCGCCGGAGCCGACGACGCTCGTCGTCGGCCCGGAGGAAGCCGCGCTCGTCGCACACGAGGAACTCTCGGCGTCGACGGTCGAGCGGATCGCCCGCGACCTCGCCAGTGAGGGTGACGTCGAGTACGACGTTGGCCGCCGCCGCGGCTATCTGCGCTTCGAACCGGCTCTCGACGAGTCGACGATCATCGCCTGCGCGAGGGAGTCGGTATGA
- a CDS encoding 30S ribosomal protein S3ae has translation MSERSVSRAKQEKRWYTVLAPEQFDRQELGETPADEPEKVYDRTIETTLGELTNNASENNTKLTFKVTDVGSDAAYTEFKEHSLTRDYLRSLVRRGASKVEAYVTVLTTDDYRVQIQPVAFTTKKADASQEKAIRETMVEMIEEAAADRTFEELIDGVVEGRLSSAIYGEAKTIYPLRRVEIQKTTLEARPEEVAEEEATSVDVDEDDVAADD, from the coding sequence ATGAGTGAACGATCAGTTTCACGCGCAAAGCAGGAGAAGCGGTGGTACACCGTCCTGGCACCGGAGCAGTTCGACCGTCAGGAACTCGGCGAGACCCCCGCTGACGAACCGGAGAAAGTCTACGACCGAACGATCGAGACGACGCTCGGTGAACTCACGAACAACGCCAGCGAGAACAACACGAAGCTCACGTTCAAGGTGACCGACGTCGGCAGTGACGCGGCGTACACCGAGTTCAAAGAGCACTCGCTGACACGGGATTACCTGCGCTCGCTGGTCCGACGCGGTGCCTCGAAGGTCGAGGCCTACGTCACCGTCCTCACGACGGACGACTACCGCGTTCAGATCCAGCCCGTTGCCTTCACGACCAAGAAGGCCGACGCGAGCCAGGAGAAGGCCATCCGCGAGACGATGGTCGAGATGATCGAAGAGGCCGCGGCCGACCGCACCTTCGAGGAGCTCATCGACGGCGTCGTCGAGGGTCGACTCTCGTCGGCCATCTACGGCGAGGCGAAGACGATCTACCCGCTGCGCCGCGTCGAGATCCAGAAGACCACCCTCGAGGCTCGTCCCGAGGAAGTCGCCGAAGAGGAAGCGACCTCCGTCGACGTCGACGAAGACGACGTCGCAGCGGACGACTAA
- a CDS encoding PAS domain S-box protein, whose protein sequence is MTNTERPGSGDSNGRDGDQLASPLAPYDEPGFFRHLAANTSEGILTIDEDSTIVFANPAIKDVLGYTPDELIGSSKMILIPPRLRDAHAAGLEAYLRTGEKHIDWDGIELPALHKDGHEIPVLVSLREHDENGDSRLFTGLFRDLSARKERERQFEAVFNNTYQFTGLTDVDGTVLEANGAALSFAGLERSEVVGKPLWESYWFQLSDRAKRVAREAVEQARTGAFFRDEVRVQGAERTAIIDFSVRPVTDQNGEAQLLIPEGRDITDLKLREQHLQVIHRLLRHNLRNDLNIVKGFAETLTEELEVDRHREYAAEIDATASRLLDASETAKTLASATFGTAHYQEETKMVPVLERVVDNFSAQNPEVTITLACINVEDPTVLADDRLETAFVELVENAAEHTVNSDPVVTLEVCDHGTDVAVHILDNGPGIPCSEQTGIFNDEPVTQIDHGSGLGLWLVALVIDDYGGSLEYRPRDGGGSRVIVVLPAREDE, encoded by the coding sequence GTGACAAACACCGAGAGGCCAGGTTCTGGCGATTCCAACGGCAGGGATGGAGACCAGCTGGCCTCACCGCTCGCTCCGTACGATGAGCCAGGTTTCTTCCGTCATCTGGCCGCGAACACCTCGGAGGGGATCCTCACCATCGACGAAGACAGCACGATCGTCTTCGCGAATCCGGCCATCAAAGACGTCCTTGGGTACACTCCCGACGAATTGATCGGCAGCTCGAAGATGATCCTGATCCCTCCGCGTCTCAGGGATGCTCACGCTGCAGGACTCGAGGCGTATCTTCGAACAGGCGAAAAACACATCGACTGGGACGGAATCGAGCTACCGGCACTGCACAAAGATGGCCACGAAATCCCCGTCCTCGTGAGCCTCCGAGAGCACGATGAGAACGGTGACAGCCGTCTCTTCACTGGACTGTTTCGTGATCTATCCGCGAGGAAAGAGCGAGAGCGACAGTTCGAGGCTGTGTTCAACAACACGTATCAGTTCACCGGATTGACTGACGTGGATGGAACGGTTCTCGAGGCCAATGGGGCGGCACTTTCTTTCGCTGGCCTCGAGCGATCCGAGGTCGTTGGCAAGCCACTCTGGGAGTCGTACTGGTTCCAGTTGAGCGATCGGGCCAAACGAGTCGCTCGAGAGGCCGTCGAACAGGCCCGGACGGGTGCATTCTTCCGCGACGAAGTTCGCGTGCAAGGAGCAGAACGGACTGCGATCATCGACTTCTCGGTTCGCCCTGTCACCGACCAGAACGGGGAAGCACAGTTGCTTATTCCCGAAGGGCGAGATATTACGGATCTCAAGCTGCGCGAACAGCACTTACAGGTTATCCACCGACTTCTCAGGCACAACCTGCGAAATGACCTCAACATCGTCAAGGGATTCGCAGAGACACTCACGGAGGAACTTGAGGTCGACAGACATCGGGAGTACGCCGCTGAGATCGACGCGACAGCCTCGCGACTGCTGGACGCGAGTGAAACGGCAAAAACACTCGCGAGCGCCACATTCGGTACAGCTCATTACCAGGAGGAGACGAAGATGGTCCCAGTCCTCGAGCGCGTTGTCGACAATTTTTCTGCGCAGAACCCGGAGGTAACGATCACGCTCGCCTGCATCAACGTCGAGGACCCGACCGTGCTGGCCGACGACCGTCTTGAGACCGCATTCGTCGAACTCGTCGAGAATGCGGCCGAACATACGGTCAATAGCGATCCAGTCGTCACGCTCGAGGTTTGCGATCATGGCACAGATGTCGCGGTGCACATCCTCGACAACGGCCCGGGAATCCCCTGTAGTGAGCAAACCGGTATCTTCAACGACGAACCGGTCACGCAGATCGATCACGGGAGTGGGCTCGGACTCTGGCTCGTAGCCCTTGTCATCGACGATTACGGCGGGTCGCTCGAGTATCGGCCGCGAGATGGTGGTGGGAGTCGCGTGATCGTCGTTCTGCCCGCTCGTGAGGACGAATGA
- a CDS encoding 30S ribosomal protein S15, with amino-acid sequence MARMHTRRRGSSGSDKPAADEPPEWSDVDPEKIEDRVVELAEQGHDPSQIGIKLRDEGVTGTPVPDVKLATGKKISTILEENDADPEVPEDLRNLMERAVGLREHVQENPQDYQNKRALQNTESKVRRLVDYYRGDELEADFTYSYDVAKAILEEN; translated from the coding sequence ATGGCACGAATGCATACCCGCCGTCGTGGCTCGTCCGGTTCGGACAAGCCCGCGGCAGACGAACCGCCGGAGTGGAGCGACGTCGACCCGGAGAAGATCGAAGACCGGGTCGTCGAATTAGCAGAGCAGGGCCACGATCCCAGCCAGATCGGGATCAAGCTGCGTGATGAAGGTGTCACCGGCACGCCCGTGCCCGACGTCAAGCTGGCGACGGGCAAGAAGATCAGCACGATCCTCGAAGAGAACGACGCCGACCCCGAGGTTCCCGAGGACCTGCGCAACCTGATGGAGCGTGCGGTGGGCCTGCGCGAACACGTCCAGGAGAACCCCCAGGACTACCAGAACAAACGCGCCCTACAGAACACGGAGTCGAAGGTCCGCCGACTCGTCGACTACTACCGTGGCGACGAACTCGAGGCTGACTTTACGTACTCCTACGACGTGGCCAAAGCGATCCTCGAGGAGAACTAA